The sequence AAACGCCGAACGAAACCGCGTTAACCGTACTGCTCTCTTCATTAACCGCGGTGTTCTTGCTGATTGTGATGACACTGCCAGCGATGGCGGAGTTCATGGGCAGCGAACTGAGTTACGTGATGCTGATTGCGCTGTTGGTGTGCTTGATCCCGACCACCATTGGCGGCTTGTTACCTGCGATTGGGATTGCCGGGATGAACCGTGCGCTCAAAGCCAATATTGTCGCTAAATCGGGGAAAGCGGTCGAAGTCGCGGGCGACATCGATACCTTACTGTTGGATAAAACCGGCACCATCACCTTTGGTGATCGTCAAGCGACCGAGTTCTTGACCGTCAATGGAGTGAGCGAACATGAGTTAATGGAAGCGGCGACCCTGTCATCGCTGGACGACCCAACGCCGGAAGGCAAGTCGATCTTGAGCCTTGCACTGGGTAAAGATTTCCGCGTGGCGGATAAACCGAAAGGCGCAGAGTTTCTGCCATTCTCACCGAAAACCCGCGTATCGGGTGTTCGCTTGGCAGACAAATCACTCAAGCTCAAAGGCGCGAGCGACGCGATGAAAGCATGGGCGGCAGACAAAAATCTGGCGTGGCCAGAAGAGATGGATGCCTTGGTGCGCAAAGTTGCCAAGCAGGGCGGTACGCCGCTGGTGGTTGGCTCGAATGAGCGCATGTTGGGTGTGGTTGCCTTGATGGACGTGGTGAAGCCCGGTGTAGCCGAGCGTTTTGCCCGCCTGAGAGCACTCGGCGTTCGTACCGTAATGGTGACGGGGGACAACCCGATTACTGCTGGTGTGATTGCGGCGCAAGCGGGGGTGGATGATTTTATCGCAGAAGCCAAGCCGGAAGACAAGCTCGAGCTGATCCGCCGTGAGCAGGCTAAAGGTCGACTGGTGGCCATGGTTGGCGATGGTACCAACGACGCGCCAGCGCTGGCGCAAGCCGATGTGGGCTTGGCGATGAACTCCGGCACTCAAGCGGCTAAGGAAGCAGGCAACATGGTCGATTTGGACTCTGATCCTTCCAAGTTGCTGTCGGTGGTGGAAGTGGGTAAGCAGTTGCTGATCACCCGTGGTGCGCTGACGACCTTCTCGCTTGCTAATGACGTAGCCAAATACTTCGTCATCATCCCCGCGATTTTCATGGGGGCGATTCCAGCGATTGGCATGTTGGACATCATGCAGCTCAACAGCCCAGAAACGGCGGTGATTGCGGCTCTGGTGTTTAACGCCCTGATCATCCCGACCCTTATCCCGCTTGCGTTGAAAGGCATCAAAGTCAGTGTGGTCTCGGCAGATACCCTGCTGCGCAATAATATGCTGATCTACGGTGTCGGAGGCCTAGTGCTGCCGTTCATTGCGATCAAAGCTCTGGATATGTTGATTGGCACGATTTACTAAGGACAGATTATGAATACTGATATCAAACACTATCCACGCTCGGGTGCCATCGCCAGTGAAAAGGCCGCATCGAGCAGTGGACTCGAACAGCTGGTTTGCGCGGTCAGAGCCAGTGGTGCATTGCTGCTTTTGTGCGGTGTGGCTTATACCGGCAGTGTGACGCTGTTGGGGCAAGCGCTGTTTCCGCATCAAGCAACAGGCAGCCTTATTGAGCACAACGGCAAAATGGTGGGGGCAAATTGGGTGGCGCAAGAGTTTGTCTCTCCGGGGTATTTCCACAGTCGGCCGAGCGCGGTTAGCCACGATCCAACCTCCACTGGGGGAAGTAACTTAGCGCCGAGTAACCCGGAGCTGGTAGAGCGCGTGCGTCAAGACAGTTTGAAGATCCAAAGTGACTACGGCGTGGCGGCGAGTGAAATTCCAGTGGATATGCTCTCGGCGTCGGGCTCGGGGATAGACCCACACATTTCGCCACAAGCGGCGGTGTTTCAGGCGGAGCGCATTGCAGAGAATCGACGCATACCATTAGAGGTTGTTATGAGTCTAATTTCATTTAATACTGAGGCGCCGCAATGGGGAGTCTTCGGTCAGGAACGAGTGAACGTACTGAGATTGAATCTGGCGTTGGATCAGTTGGAATCTAAGTAATCATGCGTTAACCCCAAACCAGCACATGCCGTTGCAACGCGGTCATGTGCTGGTTGCGTTTTTTCGCAAGGGGGCACAGGGACAGCGTCAACAAGCACAGACATCAAGGACAAATCAAACATGACGGATGAAGAGCGTTCGCAAAAAGCACAGGCGCTACTGAGTCAGATTCATAAAGAGGATCAAGGTAAGCTCACTATTTTTATCGGTGCCGCGCCGGGGGTGGGTAAGACATACGCCATGCTTAACGCGGCGAAGGAGTGTGTCCAGCAAGGCATGGATGTGCTGGTGGGGCTTGTCGAAACCCACGGCCGCAAAGAAACCGAAGCGATGTTGGACGGCTTGGATGTCTTGCCGCGCAATAAAATCGACTATCAAACCACGACCTTGACCGAATTTGACCTAGACGCTGCGTTAGCCCGCAAGCCCGAACTGGTGCTGGTGGACGAGCTCGCGCACACCAATGTGCCCGGCAGTCGCCACAAACGCCGCTGTCAGGACATTTCTGAACTGCTGGAAGCGGGCATCGACGTCTACACCACAGTCAACGTGCAGCACCTGTCCAGCCTCAATGATGTGGTCACGCAACTTACGGGCGTCACGGTAAGAGAAACCGTCCCCGACAATTTCATCGATGATGCGTACGAAATTCGCTTTATCGACTTGCCGCCAGTCGCGCTGATTGAGCGATTGCGTCAAGGTAAGGTGTATTTACCCGAATACGCTCGGCTCGCGTTGGATACCTTCTTCTCGGTTGCTAACCTGACCGCCCTGCGTGAGCTGACCATGAAACGGGTGATTTCCAAAGTGGACGCCAGTTGGTCGAGCGCGGTAGAGACCCAGCAAAGCCAAGGTGTCTTGGCACTCAAAGACCACTTGTTGGTGCTGATCAGCGCCAGCAGTGATCACCGCTATCTGGTGCGTATCGGCCGACAAATTGCCGAGCGGCGACAAATGCCTTGGCGTGTGGTGTGGGTCGACAAGGGGAAACCGCAAACCACTCAGCAGCGCAAACACCTCAATGATTCGTTAGAGCTGGCTAAAGAGTTGGGCGCCAATGTCGATGTACTCCGTGGTTCAGGTTGCTATCACACCATCCTGCCGTATCTGAAAGAGCAGCGGGTCAACACGGTTTTGGTTGGTACGGGCGGGCGCTATCGCTGGCTGTTCTGGAAAAAGCGCCTCTATCAACGCTTGATTGAATCGGGTCTGCCACTGGAAGTGTCGGTGTATCGCGAGCAAACTTCAGAGCGCAAACCACAGCGTATCGAGTACCAAAATCCGTCGCTTGGCAACATGAAGGGCTACCTCTACGCGGGTGTGAGTGTCGCTCTTGCCAGTGGCATGGCGTTGTTGCTCAAAGAAGTATTGAGCAGCGGCAATTTGGTGCTTGTGTTTGTTCTCGCAATCATTCTTACGGGCTTGAAGTTTGGCGCTCGTCCGGCGATTGCCTCTGCGATCTATTCGTTTTTGAGTTTCAACTTCTTTCTCACCGAGCCCATTTTTACCCTCAAGGTGTACAGCCAAGACGACATTGCTACCTTGATTTTCCTTATCATTATCGGTCTGGTGAGTGGGCCAACCGCCTCACGTATTCGTCACCAATTTATGTTGCTGAAAGAGTCGAACCGTTATGCCGAGAGCCTGCGTGAGCTGGCACAACAGCTGGCGATTGTGGAAAGCGACCATACGTTATGGAACACGGTGTGCCAAAACATCTCCTCGGTAGTGCAGTCGCCAAGTTGGTTTGTGCTGCAAGATCGCGAAGAGATCATGCATTCTTGTTTTTCACTGAGCACTCAACTTGAAGCCAGAGACGAATCCGCGATTGATTGGGCGCTGGCGCACGGTCAGCCAGCCGGACGTTTTACCGATACGCTCAACGCGTCGAAAGTGACGGTGATCCCCGCCATTCACCAAGAAACGGTGATCGGCGTGGTGGTGATTGGCTGGCAAAATCAGCAGCAACACTTTTTGCAGTTCGACAGAGATTTGATCAATTCGATGCTCAATCAGGCTTCCAATACTTGGCAGCGTATCCGCCTCAGTTCCGATCTGGAATCGGCGCGGGTGAAAACCGAAGTCGAGCAGATCCGCTCGTCGTTGTTGTCTTCGGTGTCCCACGATTTGAAATCGCCTTTGGCGGCGATGATGGGCGCAGCGGAAACCCTCAAAGAGCTGGATACCAAACTCAACGCTTCCGACAAAATGGAGATGCTGGACACCATTTTGCAAGAGAGCCGCCGCTTAGACAGCTACATTCAGAACTTATTGGATATGACGCGCTTGGGGTATGGCGGGCTGAAGATTGAGCGCGATTGGGTTTCCATTGACGACATCATCAGCAGTGCGCAAAGCCGACTCAAACGCTATTTTCCTGAGTCCAAAGTGCAGTTTATTAGCCAGAAAGACGCGCCACTTTTGTATGTACACGCCGCCTTGGTCGAGCAAGCGCTGTTTAACATCTTAGAAAATGCGGCACGGTATTCGCCGAAAAATGAGCAGATCGCGATAAAACTCAACATCAACCGCGACAAATGTCTGATCAGTATCGAAGATAAAGGGCCGGGGATCCCACAAGACCAACAGGCTGAAATTTTTAATATGTTCTACGTGGTGTCCGACGGCGACCACAAGAAGAACAACACCGGAATGGGGTTAGCGATCTGCAAAGGCATGATCAGTGCCCACGGCGGTAAAGTAAGGGCCACCAATCGCATTGAAGGCAACGGAAC is a genomic window of Vibrio japonicus containing:
- the kdpB gene encoding potassium-transporting ATPase subunit KdpB gives rise to the protein MNAQVESSINLVEWKTLLLDSLKKLSLLRMFANPVMFVVWIGTLLCGAITLYNFMHALPFGMPLVTTLILFFTVWFANLAESVAEAKSRGQASSLRSAKQALRARRIDGEFEHWVEAAQLVKGDQVRVVQGDYIPADGDIVKGVATVNESAVTGESAAVLREAGTDHSSVIGGTKLLSGEIIFEVSNDPGQSFLDRMIGLVEGAERQKTPNETALTVLLSSLTAVFLLIVMTLPAMAEFMGSELSYVMLIALLVCLIPTTIGGLLPAIGIAGMNRALKANIVAKSGKAVEVAGDIDTLLLDKTGTITFGDRQATEFLTVNGVSEHELMEAATLSSLDDPTPEGKSILSLALGKDFRVADKPKGAEFLPFSPKTRVSGVRLADKSLKLKGASDAMKAWAADKNLAWPEEMDALVRKVAKQGGTPLVVGSNERMLGVVALMDVVKPGVAERFARLRALGVRTVMVTGDNPITAGVIAAQAGVDDFIAEAKPEDKLELIRREQAKGRLVAMVGDGTNDAPALAQADVGLAMNSGTQAAKEAGNMVDLDSDPSKLLSVVEVGKQLLITRGALTTFSLANDVAKYFVIIPAIFMGAIPAIGMLDIMQLNSPETAVIAALVFNALIIPTLIPLALKGIKVSVVSADTLLRNNMLIYGVGGLVLPFIAIKALDMLIGTIY
- the kdpC gene encoding potassium-transporting ATPase subunit KdpC; this encodes MNTDIKHYPRSGAIASEKAASSSGLEQLVCAVRASGALLLLCGVAYTGSVTLLGQALFPHQATGSLIEHNGKMVGANWVAQEFVSPGYFHSRPSAVSHDPTSTGGSNLAPSNPELVERVRQDSLKIQSDYGVAASEIPVDMLSASGSGIDPHISPQAAVFQAERIAENRRIPLEVVMSLISFNTEAPQWGVFGQERVNVLRLNLALDQLESK
- a CDS encoding sensor histidine kinase, coding for MTDEERSQKAQALLSQIHKEDQGKLTIFIGAAPGVGKTYAMLNAAKECVQQGMDVLVGLVETHGRKETEAMLDGLDVLPRNKIDYQTTTLTEFDLDAALARKPELVLVDELAHTNVPGSRHKRRCQDISELLEAGIDVYTTVNVQHLSSLNDVVTQLTGVTVRETVPDNFIDDAYEIRFIDLPPVALIERLRQGKVYLPEYARLALDTFFSVANLTALRELTMKRVISKVDASWSSAVETQQSQGVLALKDHLLVLISASSDHRYLVRIGRQIAERRQMPWRVVWVDKGKPQTTQQRKHLNDSLELAKELGANVDVLRGSGCYHTILPYLKEQRVNTVLVGTGGRYRWLFWKKRLYQRLIESGLPLEVSVYREQTSERKPQRIEYQNPSLGNMKGYLYAGVSVALASGMALLLKEVLSSGNLVLVFVLAIILTGLKFGARPAIASAIYSFLSFNFFLTEPIFTLKVYSQDDIATLIFLIIIGLVSGPTASRIRHQFMLLKESNRYAESLRELAQQLAIVESDHTLWNTVCQNISSVVQSPSWFVLQDREEIMHSCFSLSTQLEARDESAIDWALAHGQPAGRFTDTLNASKVTVIPAIHQETVIGVVVIGWQNQQQHFLQFDRDLINSMLNQASNTWQRIRLSSDLESARVKTEVEQIRSSLLSSVSHDLKSPLAAMMGAAETLKELDTKLNASDKMEMLDTILQESRRLDSYIQNLLDMTRLGYGGLKIERDWVSIDDIISSAQSRLKRYFPESKVQFISQKDAPLLYVHAALVEQALFNILENAARYSPKNEQIAIKLNINRDKCLISIEDKGPGIPQDQQAEIFNMFYVVSDGDHKKNNTGMGLAICKGMISAHGGKVRATNRIEGNGTRFEVELPLEYPSLVAT